From Bacteroidales bacterium, the proteins below share one genomic window:
- a CDS encoding tail fiber domain-containing protein: protein MKNVLLFATFSLIFNLSSLAQVAINSDGSDPDNSAMLDVKSTDKGFLPPRMTTTQRNAIASPATGLVVFDTDFNSLFTRTSTAWVQLGSASTWGLTGNSGTDATTNFIGTTDNQDVIIKRNNDRAGYIGIYNTSFGISSLNPSNTGLYNTAIGGGSLLSNTSGNNNTAAGNGALLFNTTGYNNTAIGGNTLLSNTSGYNNTAIGNQSLYSNTTGIDNTANGVNALLVNTTGNGNTASGKDALANNITGFFNTANGNQSLYSNTTGSYNTASGSFSLFHNTTGIQNTAIGYYSLVNNTTGNNNTANGYYSLNNNTSGNQNTAVGNYSLSDNTTGYSNTAIGESSLLKNTTGFANSAVGSHSFTYNTTGSYNTANGFYSLYNNSSGIENTAVGVYSLFYNTTGNKNTANGSKSLYTNSTGVQNTAIGESSLHANTTGNYNSALGSNSLIYNTTGQQNVGAGVSALRNNTTGDYNTSVGTNSLFNSTSGSYNCALGEYSLSNNTTGSNNIGIGNNAQVPSAVGNNQVRMGDGYISYAGIEVGWSITSDKRLKADIKKSNLGLDFINTLNPVSYTRLNDENKKTEYGFIAQEVEAALTDAGSVNSGILTVDDKGFYSMRYNDLMAPMVKAIQELTKQNEELLKRIEQLENK, encoded by the coding sequence ATGAAAAATGTATTACTCTTTGCAACTTTTTCCCTGATATTTAATCTTTCATCACTGGCCCAGGTAGCTATCAACTCTGATGGTTCCGATCCTGATAATTCAGCCATGCTGGATGTGAAATCCACTGACAAAGGATTTTTGCCACCACGCATGACAACCACTCAACGCAATGCTATTGCATCGCCAGCCACAGGTCTGGTAGTATTCGATACGGATTTTAACAGCCTTTTTACGCGCACCAGCACAGCCTGGGTACAGCTTGGTTCAGCCAGCACCTGGGGATTGACTGGTAATTCAGGCACTGATGCTACTACCAACTTTATCGGCACCACGGATAACCAGGATGTAATCATTAAAAGAAATAATGATAGGGCCGGATATATTGGAATATATAATACATCATTTGGTATAAGCTCTCTAAATCCTTCAAATACAGGGTTGTATAACACTGCCATCGGCGGAGGTTCACTCTTATCCAACACATCAGGAAATAATAATACGGCAGCAGGAAATGGCGCGCTTTTATTCAATACAACAGGATATAATAACACAGCTATTGGGGGAAACACTCTTCTTTCCAACACAAGCGGTTATAATAACACTGCTATTGGCAACCAATCACTCTACTCCAACACAACAGGAATTGATAACACTGCAAATGGAGTTAACGCACTTTTAGTTAACACAACTGGGAATGGTAATACTGCGAGTGGGAAGGATGCTCTTGCAAATAATATAACCGGTTTTTTTAACACTGCTAATGGCAATCAATCACTCTACTCCAACACAACGGGAAGTTATAACACTGCTAGTGGTTCATTTTCACTTTTTCATAACACTACAGGGATTCAAAACACGGCAATTGGCTACTATTCACTTGTCAACAACACAACAGGAAACAATAACACAGCAAATGGATACTACTCACTTAATAACAACACATCAGGAAATCAAAACACTGCGGTTGGCAACTATTCACTTAGTGACAACACAACGGGATATAGCAACACAGCCATCGGGGAGAGTTCACTTTTAAAAAACACAACCGGTTTTGCTAACTCTGCTGTTGGCAGCCATTCATTCACCTACAACACAACAGGAAGTTATAACACTGCTAATGGATTCTATTCACTTTATAATAATTCAAGTGGGATTGAAAATACGGCTGTTGGTGTCTATTCACTTTTTTACAACACAACTGGAAACAAAAACACAGCAAATGGTAGCAAGTCCCTTTATACCAACTCAACAGGAGTTCAGAACACAGCCATAGGCGAGTCTTCTCTTCATGCAAATACAACAGGCAATTATAATTCAGCACTCGGTTCAAATTCACTCATTTACAATACAACAGGTCAGCAAAATGTGGGTGCAGGTGTATCAGCTCTTCGTAATAACACAACAGGTGATTATAACACCTCAGTAGGGACAAATTCTTTATTTAACAGCACCAGCGGTTCTTATAACTGTGCTTTGGGTGAGTATTCCCTTTCGAACAACACCACTGGCTCCAATAACATTGGTATTGGGAATAACGCCCAGGTTCCCAGTGCGGTGGGAAACAACCAGGTTCGCATGGGTGACGGGTACATTTCGTATGCAGGAATCGAGGTCGGCTGGTCTATAACATCTGATAAAAGACTGAAGGCGGACATAAAGAAATCGAACCTTGGTCTGGATTTTATCAATACCCTGAATCCTGTATCCTATACACGCCTGAATGATGAAAATAAAAAAACAGAATATGGCTTTATTGCACAGGAGGTGGAAGCAGCTTTGACAGATGCCGGATCTGTGAATTCAGGCATTCTTACCGTTGATGATAAAGGATTCTACAGTATGCGCTATAATGACCTGATGGCACCCATGGTTAAAGCCATCCAGGAGTTGACCAAACAGAATGAAGAGCTCTTAAAACGAATAGAACAACTTGAAAATAAATAA
- a CDS encoding tail fiber domain-containing protein, whose product MKNLFLLVLLFCGIAAGAQVAVNTDGSTPDNSAMLDVKSTTQGFLSPRMTLVQRNAIISPATGLMIFQTDNVPGFYYNSGSSSTPVWVMTGTGSGWSLTGNSGTSSTSNFIGTTDNVALLFRVNNQKAGGIDHNLSNTSLGYQALNTNSTGNSNIAIGRSALQLNTYGSFNCATGTDALGQNTYGSSNTANGFGALASNTTGGVNTAVGNYALHFSTTAYYNTGIGESSLYLNTTGEDNTAIGYNAMYYNTVGDNNVAIGASALSDNKANSYSVAIGTWAMGHADSRITGRATYNTAIGYQALLGSNVSSNNTGQWNTATGYQSMLNNTSGSGNTATGVSSLLSNTTGSNNAVYGGNTLATNTTGQENAAFGNWAMELSETANYNTACGSHALRSNLSGNFNTAVGQNALYFITSGGYNTGLGENVYPISGILNNWTGIGSNAGSSLSISNSVELGNTSVTRIQGQVPMSLYSDERIKDNIVANVPGLDFILKLRPVTYNLNIHRQNEILYKGQKNTEDWTGKYDIEKVRMTGFIAQEVAKASADIGYDFNGVDKPETADGLYSLRYTEFVMPLVKAVQEQHAVIESQKFKE is encoded by the coding sequence ATGAAAAATCTATTTCTACTGGTATTGCTATTTTGTGGTATTGCTGCCGGCGCACAGGTTGCCGTAAATACCGATGGTTCCACCCCCGATAATTCAGCCATGCTGGATGTGAAATCCACCACCCAGGGATTCCTCTCACCCAGAATGACACTTGTTCAGCGCAATGCAATTATTAGTCCTGCAACAGGCCTGATGATCTTTCAAACTGATAACGTCCCCGGGTTTTACTATAACTCAGGAAGCAGTTCCACCCCGGTATGGGTAATGACAGGTACAGGTTCAGGATGGAGCTTGACTGGTAATAGCGGTACATCAAGTACTTCCAATTTCATTGGAACAACTGATAATGTAGCACTCTTATTCAGGGTTAACAACCAGAAAGCAGGTGGGATAGACCACAATTTATCAAATACTTCACTTGGATATCAGGCTTTAAATACGAATTCTACCGGGAATAGTAATATTGCTATTGGCAGGTCGGCTCTTCAACTCAATACCTACGGATCATTTAACTGCGCTACAGGAACAGATGCACTAGGTCAGAATACTTACGGAAGTTCAAACACGGCAAACGGCTTTGGTGCCCTGGCCAGTAATACAACTGGTGGTGTCAACACTGCTGTGGGTAATTATGCGCTACATTTTAGTACCACAGCATATTACAATACTGGAATTGGTGAATCATCTCTTTACCTAAATACAACAGGTGAAGATAATACGGCGATTGGATATAATGCTATGTATTACAATACCGTAGGAGATAACAACGTAGCAATTGGAGCAAGTGCCTTAAGTGATAACAAAGCAAATAGCTATAGTGTAGCTATAGGAACCTGGGCGATGGGGCATGCAGATAGCCGGATAACCGGCAGAGCAACCTATAATACCGCTATTGGATATCAAGCACTTCTTGGCAGTAATGTTTCTTCAAACAATACCGGACAATGGAATACAGCGACAGGCTATCAATCAATGTTGAATAACACTTCCGGTAGCGGGAATACCGCAACCGGAGTATCTTCATTATTATCAAATACTACAGGCTCAAATAATGCGGTTTATGGGGGCAATACATTGGCAACCAATACAACCGGCCAGGAAAATGCTGCCTTTGGCAACTGGGCAATGGAACTTAGTGAAACAGCAAATTATAATACAGCCTGTGGTTCACATGCATTAAGGTCAAATCTGTCTGGTAATTTCAATACTGCTGTCGGTCAGAATGCACTTTATTTTATTACATCAGGTGGATATAATACCGGCTTGGGTGAGAATGTTTATCCAATCTCCGGAATACTAAATAACTGGACAGGTATAGGTTCAAATGCAGGAAGTTCACTCAGTATAAGCAATTCAGTAGAACTGGGCAACACTTCCGTTACCCGTATCCAGGGCCAGGTACCAATGTCTTTATACAGCGATGAGCGTATCAAGGATAATATTGTTGCCAATGTACCCGGACTGGATTTCATCCTTAAACTTCGCCCGGTTACCTATAATCTGAACATCCACAGGCAAAATGAAATTCTGTACAAAGGCCAGAAGAATACCGAAGACTGGACTGGAAAGTACGATATCGAGAAAGTCAGAATGACAGGTTTCATTGCACAGGAAGTTGCTAAGGCATCAGCCGACATAGGCTATGATTTCAATGGGGTGGATAAACCGGAAACAGCTGATGGATTGTATAGCCTCAGGTATACAGAGTTTGTTATGCCACTGGTAAAGGCAGTGCAGGAACAACATGCCGTTATTGAATCTCAGAAATTTAAAGAATGA
- a CDS encoding tail fiber domain-containing protein, translating into MALANQLMAQVAVNTDGSAPDNSAMLDVKSTSKGLLIPRMTLAQRNAIISPATGLMIFQTDNVPGFYYNSASPASPAWVMTGTGSGWGLSGNSGTSSNTNFIGTTDSQPLIFKVNNQKAGKVEYNTQNTSFGTLTLNVNMGENNTAVGYYALSSNDNGYFNTAVGSEALSNNISGNSNTAIGNSSLANNTTGGKNTAIGEQALRLNTTGGYNSATGFYALLSNTTGSDNTAFGYGALYHNKSNNQSTAIGYNAMFYADNRTTGRITYNTAIGYEALKGSASAANNIGQWNTAAGYQSMLNNTSGSGNTATGVSSLLANTTGSNNAVYGGNTLATNTAGQENAAFGNWAMELNQTGNYNTACGSHSLRSNTTGYYNTALGYHALYTNTTGSNNTGIGEYAFPTSTATSNWTGIGSNVGSSLSINNSVELGNTSVTRIQGQVPMSIYSDQRIKDSIVADVPGRECILKLRPVTYNLHIHRQNEILYKGQKNTEDWTGKYDIEKVRMTGFIAQEVAKASADIGYDFNGVDKPETADGLYGLRYTEFVMPLVKAVQELNAVNEEQKVQNDELKQTIVSMSASIEEMKAQNEKLMQRLEKLESK; encoded by the coding sequence ATGGCATTAGCCAATCAGCTTATGGCTCAGGTTGCCGTAAATACTGATGGTTCCGCCCCCGACAATTCAGCCATGCTGGATGTGAAATCCACCAGCAAGGGGTTGCTTATTCCCCGAATGACCCTGGCTCAACGCAATGCAATTATTAGTCCGGCAACAGGCCTGATGATCTTTCAAACTGATAACGTTCCCGGATTTTATTATAATTCAGCTTCCCCTGCAAGCCCGGCATGGGTTATGACAGGGACTGGCTCAGGATGGGGACTAAGTGGCAATAGCGGGACTTCTTCTAATACTAACTTTATAGGAACTACTGATAGTCAGCCTCTGATTTTTAAAGTTAACAATCAGAAGGCAGGTAAAGTAGAGTATAATACACAAAACACTTCATTTGGAACGCTAACGCTTAATGTTAACATGGGCGAAAACAATACAGCTGTAGGATATTATGCACTTAGTTCAAATGATAATGGTTATTTTAACACTGCAGTGGGATCAGAAGCTCTTAGTAACAATATTAGCGGAAATTCAAATACTGCTATTGGAAATAGCTCACTTGCTAACAACACTACCGGTGGTAAAAATACTGCTATTGGAGAACAAGCCCTCAGGTTAAATACTACAGGGGGCTATAATTCAGCCACTGGTTTTTATGCTCTCTTATCAAATACTACTGGATCTGATAATACCGCTTTTGGCTATGGAGCTTTGTATCATAATAAATCAAATAATCAAAGCACTGCAATAGGATACAATGCCATGTTTTATGCCGATAATAGAACAACAGGAAGAATTACCTATAATACCGCTATTGGATATGAAGCACTCAAAGGGAGTGCGAGTGCTGCAAATAATATTGGTCAATGGAATACAGCGGCAGGTTATCAATCAATGTTGAATAACACTTCAGGAAGCGGGAATACAGCAACCGGGGTATCTTCTTTATTAGCAAACACTACGGGCTCAAACAATGCGGTTTATGGCGGCAATACTTTGGCAACCAATACTGCCGGCCAGGAAAATGCTGCCTTTGGCAACTGGGCTATGGAACTGAATCAAACTGGTAATTATAATACTGCCTGTGGTTCTCACTCATTAAGATCAAACACAACTGGCTATTACAATACTGCTTTGGGATACCATGCATTGTATACAAATACCACGGGAAGCAACAATACCGGCATAGGTGAATATGCATTCCCAACTTCAACTGCAACTTCTAATTGGACAGGGATAGGGTCCAACGTAGGCAGTTCGCTCAGCATTAATAATTCTGTAGAACTGGGCAACACTTCCGTTACCCGGATCCAGGGCCAGGTCCCAATGTCAATATACAGCGATCAGCGTATCAAGGATAGTATTGTTGCCGATGTACCCGGACGGGAATGCATCCTGAAACTTCGCCCGGTTACCTATAATCTGCACATCCACAGGCAAAATGAAATTCTGTACAAAGGCCAGAAGAATACCGAAGACTGGACTGGAAAGTACGATATCGAGAAAGTCAGAATGACAGGTTTCATTGCCCAGGAAGTTGCTAAGGCATCAGCCGACATAGGCTATGATTTCAATGGGGTGGATAAACCGGAAACAGCTGATGGATTGTATGGGCTCAGGTATACTGAGTTTGTCATGCCATTGGTAAAGGCTGTGCAGGAGTTGAATGCCGTTAACGAAGAACAGAAAGTTCAGAATGATGAGCTGAAGCAAACCATTGTTTCTATGAGCGCCTCTATTGAAGAGATGAAGGCTCAGAATGAAAAGCTAATGCAAAGACTCGAAAAACTTGAATCCAAATAA
- a CDS encoding tail fiber domain-containing protein, which produces MTVQSNNTGLGTSAGGAILKFKFNFYWCKQWNKFNGTANSTALGYSAVVTASSQIRIGNVAVTSIGGYVGWTNVSDGRFKKNVNENVAGLSFISKLKPVTYTLDLEGINAFLKPEMTSNLQEAGDDSGIKEKEQIYYSGFIAQDVEKLRRKPGIISVGWMLRRTKRICMD; this is translated from the coding sequence GTGACTGTACAGTCGAATAACACAGGCCTGGGAACTTCTGCAGGAGGAGCTATACTCAAGTTCAAATTCAACTTTTATTGGTGCAAGCAGTGGAACAAATTTAACGGGACTGCAAATAGCACAGCCTTGGGATATAGTGCTGTTGTGACAGCCTCCAGCCAGATCCGCATTGGGAATGTGGCAGTTACCAGCATTGGCGGATACGTCGGCTGGACCAATGTTTCAGATGGACGTTTCAAGAAGAATGTGAATGAAAATGTTGCCGGATTATCATTTATCAGCAAGTTAAAACCTGTAACCTATACCCTGGATCTCGAAGGAATTAATGCATTTCTGAAACCGGAAATGACAAGCAACCTGCAGGAAGCTGGCGATGATTCTGGCATTAAGGAAAAGGAACAGATTTACTACAGTGGATTCATTGCACAGGATGTAGAAAAGCTGCGCAGGAAACCGGGTATAATTTCAGTGGGGTGGATGCTCCGAAGAACGAAAAGGATCTGTATGGATTAA
- a CDS encoding tail fiber domain-containing protein yields MKKLILTLGVLILLTLSAKTQVAINTDGASPDNSAMLDVKATDKGFLVPRMTQAQKTSVSNPATGLIIYQTDGSTGLYYNAGTAAVPDWIKVGSGSGQWTSNGSNLYYSAGNVGIGTNAPSALLEVNGDAKFNGHTIGRGGGNILNNTAIGSHALYDNETGSNNIAIGNAALRLNKAGSRSVAIGANALYKSNNLLTPYNADNIAIGYCSMLGPSYIGGNITGIQNTAVGSESLERISSGSSNVAVGYTAGYNTSSGFQNTAVGASSLTQNVNGSYNTAIGYNTGPNTSNLSNTTTLGIDASATATDQVRIGNVFVNSIGGYVNWSNISDGRFKENLSENVPGLSFITQLRPVTYRLNRNAINAYIGVDAAYKGEAMSGITSGFVAQEVEMAAQQLGYDFSGVDAPKNEKDVYALRYSDFVVPLVKAVQEQQQQITDLKNDNTELKSVIEELRAINLAIEQRLKALESNPAK; encoded by the coding sequence ATGAAAAAACTAATACTTACGCTTGGAGTTCTCATACTCTTGACCTTGTCAGCAAAAACACAGGTAGCGATTAATACTGATGGTGCAAGCCCTGATAATTCTGCCATGCTGGATGTTAAAGCCACAGATAAGGGTTTTCTTGTTCCCAGGATGACTCAGGCTCAGAAAACATCTGTTTCAAATCCTGCAACGGGGCTTATTATCTATCAAACCGATGGCTCCACAGGGCTCTACTATAATGCCGGGACAGCTGCAGTACCCGACTGGATTAAGGTTGGTTCAGGTAGCGGGCAATGGACAAGCAATGGCAGTAACCTATACTATAGTGCAGGAAATGTCGGGATTGGCACGAATGCCCCGTCAGCATTGCTGGAGGTTAATGGGGATGCTAAATTTAACGGGCATACAATTGGAAGAGGTGGTGGGAATATTTTAAATAACACCGCAATCGGAAGTCATGCTTTATACGATAACGAGACAGGGAGTAATAACATTGCTATAGGAAATGCTGCACTCCGTTTGAACAAGGCCGGTTCCCGGTCAGTCGCAATTGGTGCTAATGCATTGTATAAATCAAATAACCTGTTAACTCCCTATAACGCTGACAATATTGCGATAGGTTATTGCTCTATGTTAGGGCCATCATACATTGGAGGCAACATCACCGGTATTCAGAATACAGCTGTGGGTTCAGAGTCATTAGAAAGAATATCCTCAGGCTCTTCAAATGTGGCAGTAGGTTATACTGCAGGATATAACACCTCAAGTGGATTTCAGAACACTGCCGTCGGAGCCAGTTCTTTAACACAAAATGTAAATGGCTCGTATAATACAGCAATTGGCTATAATACTGGCCCAAATACATCGAACCTGTCCAATACAACCACCCTTGGTATCGATGCTTCTGCCACCGCTACCGACCAGGTTCGCATCGGCAATGTTTTTGTTAATTCTATCGGCGGCTATGTCAACTGGAGCAATATCTCCGATGGCCGCTTTAAGGAAAACCTGAGTGAAAATGTACCGGGGCTTTCCTTCATTACCCAGCTCCGTCCTGTTACCTACCGCCTGAACCGCAATGCCATCAATGCATATATCGGGGTTGATGCTGCATACAAAGGAGAGGCGATGAGTGGAATCACCTCTGGTTTTGTAGCCCAGGAAGTGGAGATGGCAGCTCAGCAATTGGGATATGATTTTTCAGGAGTGGATGCTCCGAAGAATGAGAAGGATGTGTATGCCCTGAGATATTCAGATTTTGTGGTGCCTTTGGTGAAGGCGGTGCAGGAACAGCAACAGCAAATCACAGATCTTAAAAATGACAATACAGAATTGAAATCAGTTATTGAAGAACTCAGAGCGATCAACCTTGCAATTGAGCAAAGGCTTAAAGCGCTTGAAAGCAATCCGGCGAAGTAA